ACCACGAGGAGCCCCCGAGGGAGTCGAAGGCAGTGCTGCCGAGGAGGACCGCGCAGACGGCGAGGACCCCGGGACGGATCTCGAGCGAAGCCAGGTGACGGAACGGGTTCACGAGGACGACCCGACCGTCGACACGGCGCAGCGGCGACAGGTGTCCGACGAACGTCGAGTAGACCTCGAACGGGTCGGCGCGCGCGAAGAACGTGTTGCCGTAGACCGCTCCGCCGATGACCATCGCTCCGATGTAGACCGCCAGCCAGAGCCGGACGTTGCCGAGCTCGGCGTTGCCGGCGAACACGAGCTCCATCCACACGAACGCCAGCAGCCCGAAGGCCGCCGGCCAGTAACCCAGCCGCTCGGGATAGTCACGCAGCCCCGTCGCAGGGTCGGCTCCGGACACCCGCGCGAGCAGTGCGTTGACCGTCCGGACCGGGCTCAGGGCGCGGTAGACGGGGCCGAAGGCGAGCGACAGGGGCACCATGCCGGTCCAGAGCAGCACGTAGAAGACGCCGAAGACCGGGTTGATCAGCGTGTCCTGGCCGAAGAGGGCCGCCACGGCGACGTACAGGAAGAAGGCGAAGCCGAGGACGCGCAGCACCGGGCCGATGACCGGGCCGCCGGGTGCGCCGGCTTCGTCGACGGCGCCGGTGGTGGTCTCGGCGAAGTGCGGCTTGCGCCAGGCGACCGCGAGGACGACGAAGGAGACCGTGAGCGCAGCGCACGCACCTGCGATCGCGTACTCGGCCGGGATCGGGAGGTCCTTGGCGCCGCCGACGCCGTGCATGCTGATGAACATCTGTCAGCCGTCCTGCTCTGCCGTGCACCTGTGCACACGGTCCTCGAAGTCATCCGGAGGCGCCTGCGCAGCAGGTGCCTCCGGCTCTGGGAGACTTCCACAGGATCCCAAGAACTTGATGAAAGAGGTCGCGATGGCCGTCCGTGTGTACGTCCCGTTCACCCGCGACGGCCTGGCGCGCGCTCTCGCCGCGGGCCGGGTCGGCGCCCCTTTCCCGGCCCATGCCGTCACGGCGGCGTTGGTCGCAGCATGGCCGGAGGGCGACGAGGAGGAGCTGGAGTACGCCGCGATGGCGGCTGCCGCGCATGCTTCCTGGGAGCTGCGTGCCGACGATGACGTCCCGCGCCGCTTCGTCCTCGCCGGCGACGTCGACGCCGTGACACCCGAGGACTCCGAGGACCCCACGCTGGTGACGGTCGCCGCAGACCTGCCGTGGTCTCGGGTCGCCTCGGTACACGCGGACCTCAGCGACATCGGTGAGGACGACCTCGACGAGGCCGACCTGGCCTGGCACGCCACGCAGGAGATCGCCGGCCTCGTCTCCTGAGGTCCCCGTGGCACGATCGTGGAATGGACGCCACGACGCATCCACCCACACCCCGCAACGAGCCGGTGCTCGACTACGCGCCGGGCACGGCGGAGCGCGCACAGCTCGCCGCCGAGCTGGCACGGCAGTCCGCCGAGGAGCGTGACCTGCCGGCCTACATCGCCGGGGAGTGGCGCGCTGGCGGTGGTGCCGACGGCCGGGTGGTGGCGCCCCACGACCACCAACGGGTCCTCGGCCACTTCCGGCACGCGACGACGGAGGACACCGCCCGGGCGCTGGCCGGCGCGAAGGCAGCTGCGCCCGGCTGGCGCGAGCTCCCGTACGACGAGCGCGCAGCCGTCTTCCTCCGCGCTGCCGAGCTCCTCGCGGGGCCATGGCGCCAGCGGCTCAACGCCGCCACGATGCTGGGCCAGTCCAAGACCGTCGTCCAGGCGGAGATCGACGCGGCCTGCGAGCTGGTCGACTTCTGGCGCTTCAACGTCCTGTTCGGCCGCCGGATCCTCGAGGAGCAGCCCGAGCTCCAGGCGCCGGGTGTGTGGAACCGCCTCGACCACCGCCCCCTCGAGGGCTTCGTCTATGCCATCACGCCCTTCAACTTCACCTCCATCGCCGGCAACCTGCCGACAGCGCCGGCCCTCATGGGCAACGTCGTCGTCTGGAAGCCCTCGGTCACGCAGCAGCTCGCGGCCAGCCTCACCATGGAACTCCTGGTGGAGGCGGGGCTCCCGCCGGGCGTGATCTCGATGCTGCCGGGGCACGGGACCCCCGTCTCCGAGGTGGCGCTGGCCGACCCCGA
The sequence above is a segment of the Nocardioides jiangxiensis genome. Coding sequences within it:
- a CDS encoding DUF6912 family protein; amino-acid sequence: MAVRVYVPFTRDGLARALAAGRVGAPFPAHAVTAALVAAWPEGDEEELEYAAMAAAAHASWELRADDDVPRRFVLAGDVDAVTPEDSEDPTLVTVAADLPWSRVASVHADLSDIGEDDLDEADLAWHATQEIAGLVS